A genomic segment from Vicia villosa cultivar HV-30 ecotype Madison, WI unplaced genomic scaffold, Vvil1.0 ctg.003290F_1_1, whole genome shotgun sequence encodes:
- the LOC131640737 gene encoding heavy metal-associated isoprenylated plant protein 23-like: MGVGGTLEYLSDLMGSGHHQHKIKKRKQLQTVELKVRMDCDGCELKVKKALSSINGVKSVEINRKQQKVTVMGYVEANKVLKKAKSTGKKAEIWPYVPYSMVAHPYAVSSYDKKAPPGYVRRLETTNGMVTTYEDSHLNMFSDENPNACSIM, encoded by the exons ATGGGAGTTGGAGGAACTCTAGAGTACTTATCTGATCTAATGGGAAGTGGCCACCACCAACACAAGATCAAGAAGAGGAAGCAATTACAAACGGTCGAGTTGAAGGTGAGAATGGATTGTGATGGTTGTGAGCTTAAAGTCAAGAAGGCCCTCTCTTCAATAAATG GAGTAAAATCAGTGGAGATAAATAGGAAACAACAAAAGGTGACAGTAATGGGGTATGTGGAGGCAAATAAGGTTCTAAAGAAGGCCAAGTCAACAGGGAAGAAAGCTGAGATTTGGCCTTATGTGCCATACAGCATGGTGGCTCATCCATATGCTGTTTCTTCTTATGACAAGAAAGCTCCTCCTGGATATGTGAGGAGATTGGAGACTACCAATGGAATGGTTACTACATATGAAGACTCTCATCTCAACATGTTCAGTGATGAAAACCCAAATGCATGCTCCATTATGTAG